The following proteins come from a genomic window of Kitasatospora sp. NBC_01246:
- a CDS encoding response regulator transcription factor: MLRIVIAEDAVLLRAGLVELLARGGHQVVAAVGDAAALAAAVDADRPDLVLTDVRMPPDFHDEGLRAALELRERHPGLPVLVLSQYVATPYATRLLGAAGAQPAGLGYLLKDRVGEVADFLDALRRVAAGQTVIDPEVVRVLLRQQAADRPLARLTPREREVLALMAEGLNNQTVAGRLGITEASVVKHCGNIFMKLDLDPAEGNRRVLAVLAHLRGE; encoded by the coding sequence GTGCTCCGGATCGTGATCGCCGAGGACGCGGTGCTGCTCCGGGCCGGGCTGGTCGAGCTGCTGGCCCGTGGCGGCCACCAGGTGGTGGCCGCCGTCGGCGACGCGGCCGCGCTGGCCGCCGCCGTGGACGCGGACCGCCCCGACCTCGTGCTCACCGACGTCCGGATGCCGCCGGACTTCCACGACGAGGGCCTGCGGGCCGCCCTGGAGCTGCGCGAACGCCACCCGGGCCTGCCCGTGCTGGTGCTCTCCCAGTACGTGGCCACCCCGTACGCCACCCGGCTGCTCGGCGCCGCGGGCGCGCAGCCCGCCGGGCTCGGCTACCTGCTGAAGGACCGGGTCGGCGAGGTGGCGGACTTCCTGGACGCGCTGCGCCGGGTGGCGGCCGGTCAGACGGTGATCGATCCCGAGGTGGTCCGGGTCCTGCTCCGCCAGCAGGCGGCGGACCGGCCACTGGCCCGGCTGACCCCGCGCGAGCGGGAGGTGCTGGCGCTGATGGCGGAGGGGCTGAACAACCAGACCGTCGCGGGGCGGCTGGGCATCACCGAGGCCTCGGTGGTCAAGCACTGCGGGAACATCTTCATGAAGCTCGACCTCGACCCGGCGGAGGGCAACCGCCGGGTGCTGGCGGTGCTGGCGCACCTGCGGGGGGAGTAG
- a CDS encoding glycosyltransferase family 4 protein, producing the protein METFVHALATRLPADEVVVLTSDEPGAAAHDAALPFPVIRDRSRTLLPTARVTRRAAEIARAHGCDRVWFGAAAPLAAMTPGLRRQAPGIARTVATTHGHEIWWARTPGARRLLRRIGDHVDVVTYLGEYTRARIAPALGPRARLERLVPGVDAERFRPAGAGAAGAPDTGAPMILCVARLVPRKGQDALIRALPLIRRTVPGAVLVLVGRGPDERRLRALARHHTEPGSVVFAGGREHAATPAYYAAADVFAMPCRTRRAGLEAEGLGIVFLEAAAAGLPVVAGRSGGAPDAVLDGVTGAVVDGRSPAAVADAVTRILGAPAADRARMGAAGRRWVRAQWSWEASARRLAELLDPAGADAAAPEGSVRRG; encoded by the coding sequence ATCGAAACCTTCGTCCACGCCCTGGCCACCCGTCTGCCCGCCGACGAGGTCGTCGTCCTCACCTCGGACGAGCCCGGCGCCGCCGCTCACGACGCGGCCCTCCCCTTCCCGGTGATCCGCGACCGGTCCCGGACGCTGCTGCCGACCGCCAGGGTCACCCGGCGGGCCGCCGAGATCGCCCGCGCGCACGGGTGCGACCGGGTCTGGTTCGGCGCCGCCGCCCCGCTCGCCGCGATGACGCCCGGGCTCCGGCGGCAGGCCCCCGGGATCGCCCGCACGGTCGCCACCACGCACGGCCACGAGATCTGGTGGGCCCGCACCCCCGGGGCCCGCCGACTGCTCCGGCGGATCGGTGACCACGTCGACGTGGTCACCTACCTCGGCGAGTACACCCGGGCGCGGATCGCCCCCGCGCTCGGGCCCCGGGCCCGGCTGGAACGGCTCGTGCCGGGTGTGGACGCGGAGCGCTTCCGGCCGGCGGGCGCGGGCGCGGCGGGCGCCCCGGACACCGGCGCGCCGATGATCCTCTGCGTGGCCCGGCTGGTCCCCCGCAAGGGTCAGGACGCCCTGATCCGGGCCCTCCCGCTGATCCGGCGGACGGTGCCGGGGGCCGTCCTGGTCCTGGTCGGCCGGGGCCCGGACGAACGGCGGCTGCGCGCCCTCGCCCGGCACCACACCGAGCCCGGCTCGGTGGTCTTCGCCGGCGGCCGGGAGCACGCGGCGACACCCGCCTACTACGCGGCGGCGGACGTCTTCGCGATGCCGTGCCGCACCCGGCGGGCCGGTCTGGAGGCGGAGGGCCTGGGCATCGTCTTCCTGGAGGCGGCGGCCGCCGGGCTGCCGGTGGTCGCCGGCCGGTCCGGCGGCGCGCCCGACGCCGTCCTCGACGGGGTCACCGGCGCCGTCGTCGACGGCCGGAGTCCGGCCGCCGTCGCGGACGCGGTCACCCGCATCCTCGGCGCCCCGGCGGCCGACCGCGCCCGGATGGGGGCGGCGGGACGGCGCTGGGTCCGGGCGCAGTGGTCCTGGGAGGCCTCCGCCCGCCGCCTCGCGGAGCTGCTCGACCCGGCGGGCGCGGACGCCGCCGCCCCGGAGGGGTCCGTCCGCCGCGGGTGA
- a CDS encoding glycosyltransferase 87 family protein: MLNHRGRRDHRDRDHHRPRRAQLTYRAGWFDRRAPWCAGWLTAAGWAAAFPLVSGLGPHRSWGAIAATGYLAAAVAVLVLPGRRARSWSVAVALLGALALPLLRLVLTGQGQSEVAVIERSAELLLRHGTPYLADPHTVSEYTPYLPGMALFGLPRAVLGAQEWPARLLGDARLWCAAAFLGCLFAAGRRHRPALAALTASPLVALPLCVSGVDLPMTGLCCLALALAARGRPGAAGLALAAACALKWTAWPAVAVVAALLAATAGRRAALRATVVALAGTAVLVLPGALRSPGPMFHQVFAFPTGRGPLPTPAGSPLPGRLLGDLGPAGWYAAVTLLLLGGLAVAASLVLRPPRDAVGAADRLALGLCVAFLLAPAGRFGYLALPLLLALWARSQARTAPRTGALADALTDPRTDPRTDPLTDPRTEVAPTPWPAHSSSPMTSRPGRAASKPSSTPWPPVCPPTRSSSSPRTSPAPPLTTRPSPSR; this comes from the coding sequence GTGCTGAATCACCGAGGCAGACGCGACCACCGCGACCGGGACCACCACCGACCCAGGAGAGCCCAACTCACCTACCGGGCCGGGTGGTTCGACCGGCGGGCACCGTGGTGCGCCGGCTGGCTGACCGCAGCCGGCTGGGCGGCGGCCTTCCCGCTCGTCTCCGGGCTCGGGCCGCACCGCAGTTGGGGCGCCATCGCCGCAACGGGCTATCTGGCGGCGGCCGTTGCCGTACTCGTGCTGCCGGGGCGGCGGGCCCGCTCCTGGTCCGTGGCGGTGGCCCTGCTCGGGGCCCTGGCCCTGCCGCTGCTGCGGCTGGTACTGACCGGTCAGGGGCAGAGCGAGGTCGCCGTCATCGAGCGGTCCGCGGAACTGCTGCTCCGGCACGGCACCCCCTACCTGGCCGATCCGCACACGGTCTCCGAGTACACGCCGTACCTGCCCGGCATGGCGCTGTTCGGGCTGCCCCGCGCGGTGCTGGGCGCACAGGAGTGGCCGGCCCGACTGCTCGGGGACGCCCGGCTCTGGTGCGCCGCCGCGTTCCTGGGCTGCCTGTTCGCGGCCGGCCGCCGGCACCGGCCCGCGCTCGCGGCGCTCACCGCCTCGCCGCTGGTCGCGCTGCCGCTCTGTGTGAGCGGCGTGGACCTGCCGATGACCGGCCTCTGCTGCCTGGCCCTCGCCCTGGCCGCCCGGGGCCGCCCCGGCGCCGCCGGGCTGGCGCTCGCCGCGGCCTGCGCGCTCAAGTGGACGGCCTGGCCCGCGGTCGCGGTCGTCGCGGCCCTGCTCGCCGCCACGGCCGGCCGGCGGGCGGCGCTGCGCGCCACGGTGGTCGCACTGGCGGGCACGGCCGTCCTCGTCCTGCCGGGGGCGCTGCGCTCGCCCGGCCCGATGTTCCACCAGGTGTTCGCCTTCCCCACCGGACGCGGCCCGCTGCCCACCCCGGCGGGCAGCCCGCTGCCCGGCCGGCTGCTCGGGGACCTCGGCCCGGCCGGCTGGTACGCCGCGGTGACGCTGCTGCTGCTCGGCGGGCTGGCCGTCGCCGCCTCGCTGGTGCTGCGCCCGCCCCGGGACGCCGTCGGCGCCGCCGACCGGCTCGCCCTCGGGCTCTGCGTGGCCTTCCTGCTCGCACCCGCCGGGCGGTTCGGCTACCTGGCGCTACCGCTCCTGCTCGCCCTCTGGGCCCGCTCGCAGGCCCGCACCGCTCCCCGCACCGGCGCCCTCGCCGACGCGCTCACCGATCCCCGAACCGATCCCCGAACCGATCCGCTCACCGATCCCCGAACCGAGGTTGCACCGACCCCATGGCCGGCACACTCATCGTCACCAATGACTTCCCGCCCCGGCAGGGCGGCATCGAAACCTTCGTCCACGCCCTGGCCACCCGTCTGCCCGCCGACGAGGTCGTCGTCCTCACCTCGGACGAGCCCGGCGCCGCCGCTCACGACGCGGCCCTCCCCTTCCCGGTGA
- a CDS encoding GNAT family N-acetyltransferase, producing the protein MVRSWDAAVERAQERLAAVPRLRTVDGGDGRRFELWDVASRAEGELGERVDPDALTPEAERGLRERLGESGREWPDGGLYRRRYWVHGPDGRDGPPVGTVAVDNWTRGPGQLAVSSLYLRPGARGRGHAAAVLDEVYRAAAAEGMPGFRLDAHWTWQHAVRYYLRRGLWVVSWKHALGLARMPQLPAYRVREEDDRLLLLVSDARHGWVPLLAAGREGRWLRLDETAAYRQSDGWVHDFARSTLALHLALAGRPLVRGPQWWAEAWRWSDTGEPEGLAYKIEHFERLARDAGRRVVSPYRPEGAGPERPVLRESDRAPQLPGPAGRLPSTAPQGP; encoded by the coding sequence GTGGTGAGGTCGTGGGATGCCGCGGTGGAGCGGGCGCAGGAGCGGTTGGCGGCGGTGCCCCGGCTGCGGACGGTGGACGGCGGGGACGGGCGGCGGTTCGAGCTCTGGGACGTGGCGTCCCGCGCCGAGGGCGAGCTGGGCGAGCGGGTGGACCCGGACGCCCTGACCCCGGAGGCCGAGCGCGGGCTGCGCGAGCGGCTCGGCGAGAGCGGCCGGGAGTGGCCCGACGGCGGGCTCTACCGCCGCCGCTACTGGGTGCACGGCCCGGACGGCCGGGACGGTCCGCCGGTCGGCACGGTGGCGGTCGACAACTGGACCAGGGGACCGGGCCAACTGGCCGTCTCCTCGCTCTACCTGCGCCCCGGCGCGCGCGGCCGCGGCCACGCCGCGGCCGTGCTTGACGAGGTGTACCGGGCGGCCGCGGCCGAGGGGATGCCCGGCTTCCGCCTGGACGCACACTGGACCTGGCAGCACGCCGTCCGCTACTACCTGCGGCGCGGACTCTGGGTGGTCTCCTGGAAGCACGCCCTCGGCCTCGCCCGGATGCCGCAGCTGCCGGCCTACCGGGTGCGCGAGGAGGACGACCGGCTGCTCCTGCTGGTCTCCGACGCCCGCCACGGCTGGGTGCCGCTGCTCGCCGCCGGGCGGGAGGGCCGGTGGCTGCGCCTGGACGAGACGGCCGCCTACCGGCAGAGCGACGGGTGGGTGCACGACTTCGCCCGCTCGACGCTCGCCCTGCACCTCGCGCTGGCGGGCCGGCCGCTGGTGCGCGGTCCGCAGTGGTGGGCGGAGGCCTGGCGCTGGTCCGACACCGGCGAGCCGGAGGGCCTCGCGTACAAGATCGAGCACTTCGAGCGGCTCGCGCGGGACGCCGGCCGGCGCGTCGTCTCCCCCTACCGGCCGGAGGGCGCCGGGCCGGAGCGGCCGGTCCTGCGGGAGTCGGACCGGGCCCCGCAGCTGCCCGGCCCGGCCGGCCGGCTGCCGAGCACCGCCCCGCAGGGGCCGTGA
- a CDS encoding aminotransferase class IV, with product MAEIEIDGAPADPGQLAALGLLNYGHFTTLRVESGRVRGLALHLDRLVRDCRTVFGAELDRELVRQRIRRVLPADGAPVIVRVTVFDPALGLERPAAPALPRLLVTTRPAPAAAPGPLRVRTAAYRRELPEVKHVGLFGLVGLRRQAQLDGYDDALLTGEDGRITEGATWNVGFHDGRQVVWPEGPALPGVTAALLAAAHPGPQRRERVDPAGLDRFVAAFAVNAGVGVRPIAAIDGTAFDPAHPVLAPLCAAYWRIEGDLL from the coding sequence ATGGCTGAGATCGAGATCGACGGCGCGCCTGCCGACCCCGGGCAGCTCGCCGCCCTGGGGCTGCTGAACTACGGGCACTTCACCACCCTGCGGGTGGAGTCCGGCCGGGTGCGCGGACTGGCCCTGCACCTGGACCGCCTGGTCCGGGACTGCCGGACGGTGTTCGGCGCCGAGCTGGACCGGGAGCTGGTCCGGCAGCGGATCCGCCGGGTGCTCCCGGCGGACGGCGCTCCGGTGATCGTCCGGGTCACCGTGTTCGATCCGGCGCTCGGGCTGGAGCGCCCGGCCGCGCCCGCCCTGCCCCGGCTGCTGGTGACCACCCGCCCGGCCCCGGCCGCGGCGCCCGGGCCGCTGCGGGTGCGCACCGCCGCGTACCGGCGCGAGCTGCCCGAGGTGAAGCACGTCGGCCTGTTCGGTCTGGTCGGGCTGCGCCGGCAGGCCCAACTCGACGGCTACGACGATGCCTTGCTGACCGGGGAGGACGGCCGGATCACCGAGGGGGCCACCTGGAACGTCGGCTTCCACGACGGCCGGCAGGTGGTCTGGCCGGAGGGCCCCGCGCTGCCCGGTGTCACCGCCGCGCTGCTCGCCGCCGCGCACCCCGGCCCGCAGCGGCGCGAGCGCGTCGACCCGGCCGGCCTGGACCGGTTCGTGGCGGCCTTCGCGGTCAACGCGGGTGTCGGCGTCCGGCCGATCGCCGCGATCGACGGGACGGCGTTCGACCCCGCCCACCCCGTCCTCGCGCCGCTGTGCGCGGCGTACTGGCGGATCGAGGGCGACCTGCTCTGA
- a CDS encoding ABC transporter ATP-binding protein yields MARRQHPQTEPYGRPGAHAAIELRAVRRSYGRGGDVVHALRGIDLSLDRGSFTAVMGPSGSGKSTFLQCAAGLDRPDGGEVYLGGEEITRLSENRLTKLRRSRIGFIFQSFNLLPSLTVQQNVLLPQRLAGERQDRARARELLAQVGLGEHAGRRPGQLSGGQQQRVAIARALITDPDVVFADEPTGALDTRTAHEVLGLLRRAVDTMGATVVMVTHDPVAASFADRAVFLADGAFAGELYHPDPNAVADRMVTLAARPVGAAA; encoded by the coding sequence ATGGCACGCCGCCAGCACCCCCAGACCGAGCCGTACGGCCGCCCCGGCGCCCACGCAGCGATCGAGCTGCGGGCGGTACGGCGCAGCTACGGCCGCGGCGGCGACGTCGTGCACGCCCTGCGCGGGATCGACCTGTCGCTGGACCGGGGCAGCTTCACCGCGGTGATGGGGCCGTCCGGCTCCGGCAAGAGCACCTTCCTGCAGTGCGCGGCCGGCCTGGACCGCCCGGACGGCGGCGAGGTCTACCTCGGCGGCGAGGAGATCACCCGGCTGAGCGAGAACCGGCTCACCAAGCTGCGCCGCAGCCGGATCGGCTTCATCTTCCAGTCCTTCAACCTGCTGCCCTCGCTGACGGTCCAGCAGAACGTGCTGCTCCCGCAGCGCCTCGCCGGTGAGCGCCAGGACCGTGCCCGGGCGCGGGAGTTGCTCGCCCAGGTCGGTCTCGGCGAGCACGCCGGCCGGCGTCCCGGCCAGCTCTCCGGCGGCCAGCAGCAGCGGGTGGCGATCGCCCGCGCGCTGATCACCGACCCGGACGTGGTCTTCGCCGACGAGCCGACCGGCGCGCTGGACACCCGCACCGCGCACGAGGTGCTCGGCCTGCTGCGCCGCGCCGTGGACACCATGGGCGCGACCGTGGTCATGGTCACCCACGACCCGGTGGCGGCCTCCTTCGCGGACCGCGCCGTGTTCCTCGCCGACGGCGCGTTCGCCGGCGAGCTGTACCACCCGGACCCGAACGCCGTCGCCGACCGCATGGTCACGCTGGCGGCGCGCCCGGTCGGAGCGGCGGCATGA
- a CDS encoding FtsX-like permease family protein, with product MSNGLARASVRFRPASFVGTFLALLLGAAIVTACGTLLQTGLTASVPPSRYAAAPVLVAPDAAVEITVKTGGDEDVESLPVPERARVDAALAGRIAAQPGVAAARPDTAFPIPAGSAPGVPGLTGRGIAALGIAGAGEKLVEGRAPGAGEVVLDVDTAHAAHLAPGATLALTGPGGAGTYRISGLAASPGAGPQQPAATAWFADQVADRISGHPGRVDAIAVVPRDGVTAKTLAAQVRQAVGGDAEVLTGDARGAVEQPLLAESRTMLTALGGSFGGIATMTAVFVVMSTVALATGQRAREFALLRAIGATPRQIRRTIATEAVLVAPIAGALGILPGLALARWWFGELADRGAVPAAVSLDVGPIPMLAAVATCTIAALTAGFFASRRPSRLRPSQALGAAAVEAGRPGTVRTVVGLLFAAGGVSLAAVAAGLDGSKAANTALGVVMCFLMAVALLGPWVAGVAAGVFGLPLRAGAGAPGSLAVDNTRANARRLASAITPIVMVTAFCGTLLFMQSTITHVTGEQVRTGITADHVVGSTGPGLPAGSADRAAKVPGVDAAVGVLRTSTVYRDGSMLGTANTLGISGDPAKLPAVLDLGVKSGSLAELARSADTVALDAGLADALGVTVGDRAPLWLGDGTPVKPTVVATYERGLGFGQVLMPRAAVAEHVTAGYDSQLLVADASGADRAAVAAALGNLSGAGATTVADRAGFVAQADKAQEIGAWANAVMAGVLGGFAAVTAANTLAMTVLDRRREVALLRLAGTTRRQVRGMMRWEALLVAATGLAVGAVIAWVTLLPITRGITGSAPHIPVGLALPLAAGAVLLCLGSTGLPARLLLRAHPVAAGGGRQ from the coding sequence ATGAGCAACGGACTCGCGCGCGCCTCGGTGCGCTTCCGGCCGGCCTCCTTCGTCGGCACCTTCCTGGCCCTGCTGCTCGGCGCGGCCATCGTGACGGCCTGCGGCACGCTGCTGCAGACCGGCCTCACCGCGAGCGTGCCGCCGAGCCGCTACGCCGCCGCCCCGGTGCTGGTCGCGCCGGACGCGGCCGTCGAGATCACCGTCAAGACCGGCGGGGACGAGGACGTCGAGAGCCTGCCCGTCCCCGAGCGGGCCCGGGTCGACGCGGCGCTGGCCGGGCGGATCGCGGCCCAGCCCGGTGTCGCGGCCGCCCGGCCGGACACCGCCTTCCCGATCCCGGCCGGCTCCGCCCCCGGCGTGCCCGGTCTGACCGGCCGGGGCATCGCCGCCCTCGGCATCGCCGGAGCGGGCGAGAAGCTGGTCGAGGGCCGTGCGCCCGGCGCGGGCGAGGTCGTGCTGGACGTCGACACCGCGCACGCCGCCCACCTCGCGCCGGGCGCCACCCTCGCGCTGACCGGGCCCGGTGGCGCCGGCACCTACCGGATCTCCGGCCTCGCCGCCTCCCCGGGGGCGGGCCCGCAGCAGCCGGCCGCCACCGCGTGGTTCGCCGACCAGGTCGCCGACCGGATCTCCGGCCACCCGGGCCGGGTCGACGCGATCGCCGTCGTCCCCCGCGACGGCGTCACCGCCAAGACCCTCGCCGCCCAGGTCCGCCAGGCCGTCGGCGGCGACGCCGAGGTGCTCACCGGCGACGCCCGCGGCGCCGTCGAGCAGCCGCTGCTCGCCGAGAGCCGGACCATGCTCACCGCCCTCGGCGGTTCCTTCGGCGGCATCGCCACCATGACCGCGGTGTTCGTCGTGATGAGCACCGTCGCCCTGGCGACCGGCCAGCGGGCCCGGGAGTTCGCCCTGCTGCGCGCCATCGGCGCCACCCCGCGCCAGATCCGCCGCACCATCGCCACCGAGGCGGTGCTGGTGGCACCGATCGCCGGCGCCCTCGGCATCCTCCCCGGCCTCGCGCTGGCCCGCTGGTGGTTCGGCGAGCTGGCCGACCGCGGCGCCGTCCCGGCGGCCGTGTCGCTGGACGTCGGCCCGATCCCGATGCTCGCCGCCGTGGCGACCTGCACGATCGCCGCGCTGACCGCCGGCTTCTTCGCCTCCCGCCGCCCGTCCCGGCTGCGGCCCAGCCAGGCCCTCGGCGCGGCGGCGGTCGAGGCCGGCCGCCCCGGCACGGTCCGGACCGTGGTCGGGCTGCTCTTCGCCGCCGGGGGTGTCTCGCTCGCCGCCGTCGCGGCCGGCCTGGACGGCTCGAAGGCCGCCAACACCGCCCTGGGCGTGGTGATGTGCTTCCTGATGGCCGTCGCCCTGCTCGGTCCCTGGGTGGCCGGGGTCGCCGCCGGGGTGTTCGGTCTCCCGCTGCGGGCCGGGGCCGGCGCGCCCGGTTCGCTCGCCGTCGACAACACCCGGGCCAACGCCCGCCGGCTGGCCTCCGCGATCACGCCGATCGTCATGGTCACCGCCTTCTGCGGCACCCTGCTCTTCATGCAGAGCACCATCACCCACGTCACCGGTGAGCAGGTGCGCACCGGCATCACCGCCGACCACGTGGTCGGCTCGACCGGCCCCGGCCTGCCCGCCGGCAGCGCCGACCGCGCCGCCAAGGTGCCCGGCGTGGACGCCGCCGTCGGTGTGCTGCGCACCAGCACGGTGTACCGCGACGGCAGCATGCTCGGCACCGCCAACACGCTCGGCATCAGCGGCGACCCGGCGAAGCTCCCCGCGGTGCTCGACCTCGGGGTGAAGAGCGGCTCGCTGGCCGAGCTCGCCCGTTCGGCCGACACCGTCGCCCTGGACGCCGGTCTGGCCGACGCCCTCGGCGTCACGGTCGGCGACCGCGCCCCGCTCTGGCTCGGTGACGGCACCCCGGTCAAGCCCACCGTGGTCGCCACCTACGAGCGCGGCCTCGGCTTCGGCCAGGTGCTGATGCCCCGGGCGGCCGTCGCGGAGCACGTCACCGCCGGCTACGACAGCCAGCTGCTGGTCGCGGACGCCTCCGGTGCCGACCGGGCCGCCGTCGCCGCCGCGCTGGGCAACCTCTCCGGCGCCGGTGCGACCACCGTCGCCGACCGGGCCGGCTTCGTCGCCCAGGCCGACAAGGCCCAGGAGATCGGTGCCTGGGCGAACGCCGTGATGGCCGGTGTGCTGGGCGGCTTCGCCGCCGTCACCGCCGCCAACACCCTGGCGATGACGGTGCTGGACCGCCGTCGGGAGGTGGCGCTGCTCCGCCTGGCCGGGACGACCCGCCGTCAGGTGCGCGGCATGATGCGCTGGGAGGCGCTGCTGGTCGCCGCGACCGGGCTGGCGGTCGGTGCGGTGATCGCCTGGGTCACCCTGCTGCCGATCACCCGGGGCATCACCGGCTCGGCGCCGCACATCCCGGTCGGCCTCGCGCTGCCGCTGGCCGCCGGAGCGGTGCTGCTCTGCCTCGGCTCGACCGGCCTGCCGGCCCGACTCCTGCTGCGGGCCCACCCGGTGGCGGCGGGTGGGGGCCGACAGTAG
- a CDS encoding multicopper oxidase family protein — MNRRRFLGIGAAVVGTGGIGAFALPSATRLLAEARPGRLLLSAMEPPAPFQVPLPVPPVLQPVRTDGTTDYYEITQRSARLEILPGLRTEAWTYGGSFPGPTFAVRAGRQSVVRHRNELPVPSVVHLHGGHTPADSDGYPTDLLLPVGGGGARGAQDMAGMAGMPGMEHHPADPAAARTADGERTYTYPNHQRAATLWYHDHRMGFTGPAVWRGLAGFHLVHDDEEDALPLPRGERDVPLMLADRSFAEDGSFQYPATDAALAVPGVTDDYMNGVLGDVILVNGAPWPRLAVDRARYRLRVLNASNARLYRLELDPQPSGGDALVQIGGDGGLLEAPLAHDALEIAPAERFDLVVDFARYPPGTSVRLMNRFGTDRDAEVMVFDVSSRTVTDDSAVPERLCTLERLDPAAAVTTRTFGFRRSRNDGWTINNQPYQPGRSLARPALGTVEKWRFFTDVHHPVHLHLDPFQVLSRNGAEPGRYDAGWKDTVDLRPAESVEILVRFTDYPGTYMLHCHNLEHEDMAMMADFVVE, encoded by the coding sequence GTGAACCGCCGCCGCTTCCTGGGCATCGGCGCGGCCGTGGTCGGCACCGGCGGGATCGGGGCCTTCGCCCTCCCCTCGGCCACCCGACTGCTGGCCGAGGCCCGGCCGGGCCGGCTGCTGCTCAGCGCGATGGAGCCGCCCGCCCCGTTCCAGGTGCCGCTCCCGGTGCCGCCCGTGCTGCAACCGGTCCGTACCGACGGCACCACCGACTACTACGAGATCACCCAGCGGAGCGCGCGGCTGGAGATCCTGCCCGGCCTGCGGACCGAGGCCTGGACGTACGGCGGCAGCTTCCCCGGCCCGACCTTCGCCGTGCGGGCCGGGCGGCAGAGCGTGGTCCGCCACCGCAACGAGCTGCCGGTGCCCTCGGTGGTCCACCTGCACGGCGGCCACACCCCGGCGGACAGCGACGGCTACCCGACCGACCTGCTGCTGCCGGTCGGGGGCGGCGGTGCCCGGGGCGCCCAGGACATGGCCGGGATGGCGGGTATGCCGGGGATGGAGCACCACCCGGCCGACCCGGCCGCCGCCCGGACCGCCGACGGCGAGCGCACCTACACCTATCCGAACCACCAGCGCGCGGCCACGCTCTGGTACCACGACCACCGGATGGGCTTCACCGGCCCCGCCGTCTGGCGCGGCCTGGCCGGCTTCCACCTCGTCCACGACGACGAGGAGGACGCGCTGCCGCTGCCGCGCGGCGAACGCGACGTCCCGCTGATGCTCGCCGACCGCTCCTTCGCCGAGGACGGCTCCTTCCAGTACCCGGCCACCGATGCCGCGCTGGCCGTCCCCGGCGTCACCGACGACTACATGAACGGCGTCCTCGGCGACGTCATCCTGGTCAACGGCGCCCCCTGGCCCCGGCTCGCGGTGGACCGCGCCCGCTACCGGCTGCGCGTGCTGAACGCCTCCAACGCCCGCCTCTACCGCCTCGAACTCGATCCGCAGCCCTCCGGCGGCGACGCGCTGGTGCAGATCGGCGGCGACGGCGGCCTGCTGGAGGCCCCGCTGGCGCACGACGCGCTGGAGATCGCCCCGGCCGAACGCTTCGACCTGGTGGTCGACTTCGCCCGCTACCCGCCGGGGACGTCGGTCCGCCTGATGAACCGGTTCGGCACCGACCGGGACGCCGAGGTGATGGTGTTCGACGTGTCCTCGCGGACCGTCACCGACGACTCGGCCGTGCCCGAGCGGCTCTGCACCCTCGAACGGCTCGATCCGGCCGCCGCCGTGACCACCCGGACCTTCGGCTTCCGCCGCAGCCGCAACGACGGCTGGACGATCAACAACCAGCCCTACCAGCCGGGCCGTTCGCTGGCCCGGCCCGCCCTCGGCACCGTCGAGAAGTGGCGCTTCTTCACCGACGTCCACCACCCCGTCCACCTGCACCTGGACCCCTTCCAGGTGCTCTCGCGCAACGGCGCCGAACCCGGCCGCTACGACGCGGGCTGGAAGGACACCGTGGACCTGCGGCCGGCCGAGTCGGTGGAGATCCTGGTCCGCTTCACGGACTACCCGGGGACGTACATGCTGCACTGCCACAACCTGGAGCACGAGGACATGGCGATGATGGCGGACTTCGTCGTGGAGTAG